The window CCGCCGATCTTCGCCGCCATCAATGAGTGAGATGAAGTACCGCTCCACCACGGCATGTACAAGGTGAGGAAGGGCGAGGTCCCCATCGGAGACACGGCCGAAGAGAAGCACCGCAGCCACGAGAACTGCCCGTAGCTGCGACGCGGTAGATCAGACGGGCCGCCACCAGGAACCAGACAAGCTCGCCATGCACACCCAGCATCCCCATGCCCAAgtcggcgccttcaagaaggtgaCGACGCTGTGGCGCCGCCGCCGCTTAGCCACCGGGGCTAGGGTTTTCACCCGGGCGCAAGGGAAGGGGGGAGGCAGGGGAGGTTTAGCCTCGGCgccgccaccaaggagggaatGGCGTCCGGGACGCCATCGACGCCGTGACCGCCACCGGcggccaagggtttcccccggccAAGCACCCTGCCGCCACCTCCGAACCAGCCACAACATCAGCAGGCGCGAGCACGCCGGAGATCCAGGCCGGCTGGAGGTCATGCATCACGAGCGGACCAGATCGCCTCCGATCTGACGAGGGGAGCCCGGGGCCTCCCCGCGCCATGACCAGCGCCCACCGGGACCTCGCTGCCCGCGCAGCCGAGGGGATCCGGCCTACCTCACCGACGAGCACtccccgccgccggaggagcGCCGTCCGCACCAGCGAGGCCGCCGCCTCAGATCAGCCGGCGCGGATCTGACCAGCACAAGCTCCGCCGCGAAGAACGccacgccgccaccggcccgcgCGCTCCACAGTGACGTGCCGCCACCGGCCAGCAGgccgcgccgccccgcaccgACACCACCAGCGCGCGCCACCCGACGCGCCGGccgccgagctccgccgccgcgcccgaagAAGCAGCCCCCCGCGGCCCCTGTTCCAGGCGAGGGCAAACGAGATCCCGGCGGTgcccgccggcggcggcgggaggagaggaaggaggtgGGGGCTGGGttcggcggcggctagggttgggtgCGCGGgtcgcccgggggggggggggggcgcgacACGGGGCAAAACCCAATCAACCTGACAAGATTGATGTGTTCTATGCTGCCAATAGTGCAAGAAACATATATGCTTATAAACTTCCTAAATGTTATTTGATCTGCTGTAACTCTATCCGCCAACGTTCATAAAAAAGACTTGATTTGTACATCTTTTAGGAGATCTCTACTTTAAGAAAtgattatttatttatttttgcaaGTCTAGAAAAGCATATAGAGTACAGACGTACAGTTGCATTTGTCGGAAAGGAGAAGTATCCATTTCTTTTAACCACTATTTTCAGAAGTACTTGTGCTCTTAATCCTCAGAAGAATCGGTTACAACCTTTTATAGAGCTATTTAATCACCTAGATATATTTTCTTATTATTGTTTTAGATTTCATCCCTTTCATTTAtcagcaattggcagatatcatACCAAGGGATGCTCTTCTGTGGAAGCTCAAGCTTCTTAAGTCAGGAGCAGCCTATGCCAACTCTCGTCTTCATGCTGTACAAGCTGAAGTTCTGTTTCTTGCCAGGTACTCATTATAATGGTGCTGCCTAATCCTCATTCTCTAGTCTTGTTTGACTTTCTATGTCTAACTGTTTGATCTGATACTCTCcatattaattaatttatttagTGGCAAAGACAATCTTCTGCCGAGTGGAGAAGAGGCAGATCGACTCTTCAAGGGACTGAAAAACTGCAGAGTTCGATACTTCAAGGAAAATGGCCATACACTACTCTTGGTACACTCACAATTCATCAAAGCATTTCGGAGCCAGTCCGGTGTTTTCATTTCAATATTCATGCCAACCACTGTATGTTTTGGAGTACAATTTTGAACTTCATATTTTCATTGCACAGGAGGATGGTGTGAATCTGTTATCTGTTATAAAAGGTGCAAACATGTACCGCCGTGGCAGGCAACGGGACTTTGTGACCGACTACCTTCCCCCTACACTAAGTGAGTTCAAGAAAACATTTGATGAAGACCACAAGTACGTATTCAACTTCTGAGAGTGCTTCCCTACTTGCACAGATCTAGTAAGTGAAAAACTTATAACCTTTTGCAGATTGTTTCACCTTGCACTGAGCCCAGTCATGATGTCTACTCTGACAAATGGAAAAATTGTCCGTGGCCTTGCTGGTGTTCCTGACCAAGGTCCTGTCTTGTTTGTGGGTTATCATGCACTGATGGGGATTGAGTTAAGCCCATTGTATGAAGAGTTTTTGAGGGAGAAGAACACGATTGTTCGTGGCATGGCTCATCCAATGTTGTTTGGATCAAAATATGAGACCTCGCGCCAGGAGTCGTCTCGGCTTGATACAGTCTCTATGTATGGCGGATTACCAGTCACTCCAATCAATATGTACAGGCTGTTTGAGAGAAATCAATATGTTCTCCTCTATCCTGGTGGTGCTCGGGAAGCTCTACATAGGAAGGTGTGCTTGATGTCTCCATATCTCTATTAAGCCTTGACATAACCATTAGGGGCAGGTTCTGAAAAGGCATTATGGGCAGTTTAGGAGAATGATATTTCTTGGTAAAGGACTGGTATTTAAGTCAAATTTGACTAAATTCctgaagtttaccacagaatacCACTCTTCCAAACATGCTCTTGGAGTTTCGCCACACGGAACTATTTTTGCAAACACCTAATTTAGCACATCAGCTTTTGTTATTAGGAGTGTGCTCACATGTACAAAAATAGTATGATCAAGGCTAGTGTCTAACAAGTATTCCACAAGGACCACGACTTAAAAGTTAAAATACAGACAAAAAAATGGTATCTCAGAGTTATAGTAGATTTTACCTTTTTTTTCTAATGTAATAATTGAGCTGGATTTGGCAGGGTGAAGAATACAAGTTGTTTTGGCCAGATCAGCCAGAATTTGTAAGGATGGCGGCAAGGTTTGGTGTTACAGTCGTTCCATTTGGGTTTGTCGGAGAAGATGATATTTTAGAGGTAGCTTTCCTAATCCTTCTTTTGTTTCTATAGGAGAAATCAACACTGTTAAATCTCTATTTCTAAAAATATCATTGAAAACATATCATTTGAAATCTTGACCAGTTgaacttttatttatttattagaTAATAATGGAAGCCTTTTCTCAGTGGAGCCAGTTTTTGGCCAAAAAGACCCAAAGTGGTCAGACCCTTCCCCGGACCCGCGCAGGCGGGAGCTACGTGCACTAGGCTGCCCTTTTAGATAATGGAAGCCTTATTACCCCCGGCCTCTCCATCATAGATACAGAGACAAAAAAAATTGACTTCGCTGAGAAAAGGGGGAGACGAAAATATCAATACAATCAAATGAAAGTAGGTAGTAACATACCGACCAAGGCAAAGACTAAGAAACCTATCAATGGCATGCCATCCAAACCGGGACATAAACCCCTCGGTAATACATTTGAGCCACTTGGCGCCAAGCTCCATAGACTCCTTGTGCTGTGCCTTCTGTAACAACGCTCATGACTACATCCAACTCGTACACGAGAGTAACACCTGCATACATGATTGAACTTTTTGCTGTCACAAACATCGTAATGAAAAGGCAGCGCTCCTGCTGGTTGCTTTAAAAAGCATCATTTATGCATAGCCAAATAGACCAAAATACTGCTATAGCCCCAACCAAGTTGAAGTTTTGTAGTCTTCAGAAGTCAACTTACCGATTACATAAAGATGAAAGCATGTTTTATTCAAGGAAAAATAACATGAAAGCATGGCACAGAAAATGACTTCGAAGATTTACAAGACACAAACTCGAGATCTCCGCAGGACATGTGTGGTGATAAAACATTTGTAACCAAGGTTGAGTAGCAGATTTTGGGGAAAGCTATAGCAAGTGTATTTGTGTTTTCTTTCTGCAGTTGGTTCTGGATTACAATGATCAAAAGAACATTCCGTACCTTCGGGAGTGGATAGAGTCAATCAACAAAGATGGCCAGAGAGTGAGGTCAGATTTAATTTCCAAACAAATGAATCAAGTGTTCTGATCTTACCTTTGTGGAATTGCTACTTGGACTCTTTTTCATTCTGCTGTGAATATTTGTCATTTCAGAGATAGCGTCAAAGGAGAGGAAGGGAATCAGGACATGCACATACCTGCTATTGTTCCCAAAGTACCCGGACGATTCTACTACCTTTTTGGCAAACCAATCAAAATGGAAGGGATGAACAATGTTCTGACGGATAGGGAGAGCGCAAATGAAGTGTATTTACATATCAAATCAGAAGTCGAGGACGCAATGGCATACTTGCAGAGGAAGAGGGAGGAAGACCCTTACAGGAGTATAGCTCAGCGTGCTGTGTACCAGGCAACTCAGGGTGTTTCTGCTCGAGTCCCAACTTTTGAACCATGAAGACTAGGTGCAAATATATTCCTGTGATAGTGTGACTGCACATTGGCAGATAGTAGGTATCCATTATAGCAGAGTATAACACAGTACATAATGTGTAGCTAACAGATGTATCTGAATATTTGCATTATGTTCTGAATGTACATGTTACTTACTCGTTAATAGTGATTAATTAACACCAAAATGTTACTGATTATTTGATACTTGTTCACAATAAAGGGTCTCTTTTATCTCTCTACTATGTAGTCAATGTGAAAGCACACCACCTAAAGTGACAGGTGCATCAGATGTGTTCACCTTTGTGACAACTTCTTTTAGGAGAAGATGTTATACTGGCTACCAACGAttttatttattaaaaaaaaGCACTAGGCAGAGGCAAAATAGGAATTTAGACCTAGGGCTTTCCTGAACCTGCTGGCTACCTGGCATGTTTTGAAAAGATTTCACATGTACGTGGTCTGACACACCTTTATCGAAAAAAGGTGGTTTGACACACAGTAAGATACCATAGatttcaaaaggaaaaaaacatgCAAGTTACTGCAATAACTTTAGAGAACTCCTTGGGACTTCCACTGTTCCACACTTCAACATTTATACACTACATGGACCTGTTTATGATTTATCAAAAAGATGGCAAAAGCTGTGGTCTCAGCAGCCCGAGAAAACAAGAGCGCCACCATTATTTCTTCACTGGTGAATGATAAAACTTAAATGTTAATGAAATGGTTCAGGCCAGCGTAAGCCCGCCGTAACACcgtcaaaaataaataaaacttaAATGTTTGACAGAAAGCCACTGGAAAATAAGGGCACAACGGCTTGTTTGTAAACACCAGAAAATAACTCTAAGTTTGTGAAAACAGGAAAATAAGGGCTCAACGACTGGTTGATAACATGTCTTAAAGATCATAAATCAGTAACAGAAGAAATGGAACAAGCCAACAAGATTTATATTGACATGGACACAACATAACGTAGATGCTCTGCAAAGACATTTGCCACGGAGTAAGATATAGCCCAGGCAGGCAGcgggaaaaaagaaagaaagaggaTAATCGTATCATAAGCTCCATGTTTAATATTTGCATTTTATTCTAAGTTACTAGCTATTGTGTCAATCAGCAGAGCTGAACCGGTCCAAAGATAACTCTAGCATGACACCATTTCCTCCTTTATAAGAATAAAACTTCATTCAACATCAAATCCCTTCTCTTGTAGTTCATGTGCAACCTCATTCCTCATTCGGAACCAGAGCTTTTGTGCCTCCTGGTCGAACTTTTTCGACTGCAGTTGCTTCTGCATGTTATCAGAGTCCACGTTTGTATCCGCAAAACCTTTGGGCCCGATCGTGGTACCTAGAGCACCCCCACTTTTTATGAACTCCTCAACTGCCTCTTCATCACCAGGGTAGGGAAACTCCCTGCGCTCATAAAGATGTGCCATTTTTTTTTCTTCCTGGAAAATATTAAAGATAGTTTTTAGAAAACTATAAACTGGAAGGGCGTGAATCAGTGGAAGGATGAACATTAGCAAATAGAACATCCAAGAAAATCTATCACGGTTTTGTAGaagagactagcaagatgcccgtgctaCGCTACGGAGGGAGTCACAAAAGATCGGGTGGACAATGTTTACTCAATAAGTGGAGCCTACTGAACAATAAAAGATGCACCAAGATATCAATCAAAGTGATGCCATATTGTTGCTAAGTACATATCGAGCAAAATCAAACATATGGTTTCCGGCCGATGAACCCTGTCGTCCAACCCAAATATTTTCTTCTCAATTTTCACCTTGCAGAAGACTTGTTGTTCTCCCTACCTAGCTTTCTCATTGCTCTCGACAGAGAACATGCGGAAGATGAAAAATATGTCCACACACATTTGGCAATTGCGACGACGCCAACCAGCTTTTATTTAACACATGCTTTTGTAGTATATTTAGACAAAGGAAAAAAAAATAGACGTCACTTACATACATTTTGTATGGGGCAATGAAACAAAATGCTAGTAAAAGTTGCTCCTGAATCATATGTATATAGGAGTGAGTGCGCATATACGTACGTACAAAACTATTAGTACAGGATTAATTGTAACTTTCTTACATCTGGATGTAGCTTGAAAGATTGGATGTGGAGCTACCAAGCAAAGAAAGGCGCTGATGACAAAGAGACTTGCTGTAGGCAGCCTCCGATTTTTTTTCAATCAGAGAGAGTAATAAAGACAGCTATTAGAAACAATTCAAACACACGTATGAATACTTTTACAAAAATAGTAATCGTGAATGCTAAAGCAAGTGCCTAGTTGTCTTTCTGAAAGTCCTCTCCACTGGGAGCAGACATGCTTCTCCACATATGCACAATCTGAAGTCAATACAAGCAATGGACATAGAGAAACATAACATATAACTAACGCAGAAGTAACACTTTTCTCATAAAGGAAGGAATGCAGAATTAACAAAACAAACGCTGCAACCACAACATTTTTCAGTGACAATTTACTCGCTGCATCTATCAAGGATGAAAATGATACAATAGGCATATGGTACCACTACAGTCCGGCACACAGAGGCAAATGCTAATTATTTTATCTCTAGGGCATAAGCCAACAATAATGAACGACAATAGTGCTGCTGTACTTGGGTGCTCGTGATGAAATTACATCTATTGGCAGCAAGGACACAAATAAATAGAACTTGCCGGAGTGCGTTACTTGTATTAGGAATTTAAACAGAGATCATCCACCTAAATACTGAAAGTAAAGTGGCAGCTCTGAACTATTGGAAACGCTAGTTTACAGAATTTTGAAGCTCACCTTGCAGATAAAAAGAATAACCTGACGATATAATTACTCATGCATGAGCTTTTACATGGTCAAGCATGTCAAGCATACAAGCTTCCTCTAAAGGTATTTACAGATTTGTACTTCGATTATCCGGAACTTTAATTATGTGCATGAAACTTTTCTCCGTGCAACAATGAGCTGCTCATATGTGTTGGAgcacacaacaacaacaaccaacAATTATAGAAGAGAACCTAATGATCTATTTACTATTGTGATCCAAATTCTGAGCATAGGCAAGAAAAAATATAGAAGTATAAGCAGAGATCCATGCTGTTGTTCGACATATAGCTACAGATGAGTATCCGCTCATCGCATTCACTGAAGTAAGCAAGGAGGCGGACAACATTGTCGTGCCCGAGCCTAGCCATCACCTCCATTTCTCTTGCGAAATCACTATTGCATTTCCTTGTCAGCAGACTGCCTAAGCCTCTTCAACCATCATTCTCCCTGTCTCCCATCAGCTAATTGGCCCTAGTGATTACAAGTTATTAAGCTACTGTATTGATTAGTCTATATCTCTAAAAAGAGCTGATTAAACTATTGCAGACCCGAAGTTGATCAAATAAGCAATATTGGGGATGAAATATATGTGCGTACACACCAGCACTGACATTGGGCACGGTGCACCAATGGAGGCCAGTacagctccacgtccttggcaaCGACAGCCTGGACATCCCGCCGGGTGGCCGGGAGCGCAGGCCAGGACGACGCGGCCATCTTTCTTGGTGGGATAATTTGGGATATCACTGAGGAAGAAACCTATTAGATTTAAGAAAAAAAAGTGTATATGACCCCATAAGTATTACATTTTGGCCACATAGCCCCCCTGAGGCCCTGACCTCTAAAACAGGGATCTTAATCCCCTCTACTTTCTAAAACCAGACAAATCAACCCCGATGCTCTGGTAGGTGGTTTTGCTCACGTGGTGGTGAGGTGAGATGGGAAAGCACCAATGTGATAGCCATTCCGTCGAACACTTTAGGTGCCCCCATTAGCGTGCTCCCAGCATACATGTCGACCGCATCTCCTCCAAGAAATGCCACAGGATGAACCTGGTGAGCACCGACGCACGACTAACTCTACAGACTACAACCCATACACATGCCTCCACAAAGCCTACCTCAATGGAAGCCACTGGAGGACACAAGGAGCCGACCGGCAGCACGCGTTCGAAACCGGCGGCACGAGCGTCTACCTCACTTTCGACCCACTGTCGCGTTAGATCATCTACCACTCCAGCCTCCAGGGATTTCGGCTCTCGTGAGCAGGGCCGGTCAAGAAATTTCGGGGGCCCGGGGCAAGTAACACAGAGGGGCCCTGACACCACATAAACATATGAGTATTCATATTActattttttgcaaaaaaaaaaactcaGTACACTATAATCTATGTTGCATTGAGTATTCATATTActattttttgcaaaaaaaaaagtcAGTACACTATAATCTATGTTGCATTCTGATCTAGAGTACGAAAAAACGAGATCATGAACATTGAAGGTAAAAGTTGTTCGTTCTTGTCCATCGACACTTATATGCGGAATATTAGGTAAATTCGGTACACTTTCGTACCCACTCAAGTTATTATCATCCTTAATTTTTCACAGGTTGTTTTTAACAGTAACTAAAGCTAATTATTCAGAATTATAAGCAGTTGCATCTGTTCTAAAAAAGTGTCAATAGTTCATTTCTATGACTCCATCAAGTCATTAGCAGATGGATACATTCTAGATGACATCTTGGTAAATTAAGAGCAGTCTTGTTAGTTACTGGAGCAAGGCATGGAATTAGCACACAAACATATGATAGAAGAAACTAAAAACGCTGCTGATTAAACTAAAAAAATGCAAAGGAGGGCATGGAACCAGGCACCTGAATCACGTAGATGGCTAGAAAAGAAAATTAGAAATTGCAAGATCTTGTTGCTGCTTACAGTTCACGGACAAAAATCTGGGTTCCTCTTTTCTAACTCCAATCAACACGAGCAATCAGAGTGCTTGACACAGCGATGTAGGAGGATGACCTTCACGCAAGACCTTGCCTTCACGAACAAATGAACAATCAGAAAAGCCTGTAAAGGGAGAGACGGGATTTGCAAACTGCATTAGATTCTTCCATTAATCACGCCAACAGCCAAAAATCACAATTAGACTAAGCAGACGAGGCGCCGTGGACCTGCCTGATTTTCCGCCAATCTCGGGGAAGAGAAGGAGTAGAGGCCGAGGAGACTGCGCGCGCGGAGTGCCCTCAGGACCGGCCCTGCTCGCGAGTACTTCGCGGTGTGCAGTTGTGCGCGGTGCTGCAGTGCGACGACTTCAGGTACCACTCCCGGGAGTACGcggtgccgccgccgcccctgccagTGGCGGACGACACGCTGCTCGCCTGCGTCGGCGGGGTGTTGTACTGGATGAGCGACCCGCCAGAAGGCTGTCGTATTCCTTCGTCCCGCACCAGCCGTGCTACCAGACAAGACGGAGGACAACAACTTGAACATCGGAGCGTGCGCGCAGCAAGAGCGACCGGTGCCCATGTCTGAGCGCCCGGAGCCGCCGAACCTTGTCATCCCGATCCGCGTGCCCCATGGCCAACCGGGTCTTCGCGCCCGCGTCGAGGTCAAACTTGGATACGGCAGCAACCACCTCCATGTCTCCTTCTCCAACAGCCTGCACCGCTGCACGCCAGATCTAGAACGAAGGAGTGACGCCGGGGAAATATCAAATCCAAATCTGCTTTATTGAGACCGTAACTGGGACGTGACACTCCGTCCAACTCAACTCCAGCGGTCGCCGGGGAGGAGAGCGGAAGGGCCAACAACGTGAAAATTGGAAGGGGTTCTAGAAGAATCTGTTTCACGAGGGAAAGAGAAACCTCCAGAGAGGCAGAGACCAGGGTGTTTCGGCTGTTGCACATCTCAGTCACAATCTCAGCCTTAGATTACAGATCCGACGGTACATATCGCCCAAAGGCAGACATACTATCATCACCAACTCGCATTTTtataggagtagacatattcacCTTCAGCGGTTGTTATAGATAATCATACTTCTCCACGAGATAATTTTGGTGCCACGTAAGATATATAATCTAGTGCATCCCATAGAAGGTCCTTTTCATTATAATTTCATGTTTGAGTGTTGAAGGTGACATATAAGGAGAACCCGTCGAATGATAATCAACGACCACAATATACTGTTTCAGTAAAACCCAAGGCATGTGCAAGATACGACCCATGCATGATCAACCACACAAAAAGTTGTATCAATTGCATCTCGTCAAGAAAACGGCATGCCTTTTATTAATTGCGTAGCCAAAATCACCACGTAGTTGCAGCCTTGGCTATCATTATGCAGTTATGGATGGATGTCATACAACAAAAATGTGGATTTCGACAAGCAGTTAGTGAATGTAGTCTCCCACGTGTTAGGCAGTTTCTCAATCACGGTTAGAGTAGAGCTCATTGGAAGTAGCGAGTTTTTCTGGATGACAACTGTCTACGGCCCGTCTGATGATGAGCAAAAGGAGAACTTTCTGACAGAGCTGGCTGCGGTGGCTCCTCCTCCGATTGAACCATGGATGTTGAACGGCGATTTCAACATGATTTACGAAGCGAGGGACAAAAACAACACAAATTTAAATAGAAGAATGATGGGGCGATTCCGCAAGGCAATTGATGTTGCTGGCTTAAGAGAAATTAAGTGCAAGAATAGAATATTCACCTAGAGCGGCGAGAGAGAAGATCCTACCTTACGCAGCATTGATAAGTTCGACGGCAACAATGCCTGGGAGGCAATGCATCTGGCGTTCATGCTTGCTGCAGCATCGACATCTTTTTTGGATTGTTGCCCCCTTGTGCTAGCAAATGCAGCAGCTCCAATTAGGCAGGCCAGGTTCTGTTTTGAAATTTTTTGGCCTTGGTTCCCTCATTTCTATAAAACGGTTCAGCATGCTTGGGAAAGACCAGTGCAGCATGATTGTCCCTTTGTTAGAATTAAGAAGACGTATAGGGTGGCAGTGGACTTAAAAGACATGGAGAAAAACActctttttttgggggggagggggcaaaGCTACAATTTCATATAGCAAATGAGGTGATTCTCAGGCTTGACGCGGCGCAAGAATTCAGAAAACTGTCTGACAAGGAATTCAGACTGAGGAAGCAGCTGAAACTGAAGGTCAGAGGCTTGGCTGCTATAGAGAGAGCGAGGAAGTGGCAAGCTTCCAGGATCACATGACTGCGGGCTAGCGATGCAAACACAAAAAATTTACTCATGAAGAAGGAAAAAATTCATACACTCTCTCAAGGTTGCGAACAGAGAAGTAACTGGACATTCTGAGAAGGCCAAGGCTATGCATGACCATTTTGTCAGTGTGCTGGGCGAGAAGCAACTGCGGCAATGCACCCTCAATTGGGAGGAGCTGCAACTACCATCGGTCAATTTGCAGGGTCTGGATATTCCATTCACTAAACCAGAGGTCTAGGCTGCGATCATGGCCTTGCCAGTTGAGAAGGTGCCCGGACCAGACGGGTTCATCGGGAAATTCTTCAGGTCATgctggagtccaatcaagggggATGTAATGGGTGTTTTTCACAAGTTTTATCAGCTTGCCGGTGAGAATTTTGCTCAAATCAACAAGGCGTTCATTGCCCTGCTACCAAAGTAGGATGGAGCCACGGAGCTTAACCACTATCGGCCGATCAACCTGATTCATTCAATTGCAAAGCTCATTGCAAAGGTGCTGTCGATGAGGCTTGCCACGGCTTTTCAGAAAGGGAAATGCATCCATGACGGTTATCTATACATGCAAAGTTGTGTCAAGGCACTTCATCGAGAATAGATACTCTGCCCAATGGCAAAAATACTATGGAGGTCTGTCCACATAGCATTTAATATTACTCCTCCGAATACTATCAACACATTATTTGGGACGTGGTTAGATGGAATAGATTCAGAAACGGCGAGACATATCCGtgtaggagtatgtgctttattATGGGCAGTATGGAACTGCAGGAACGATatggtttttaacagaacaacaaacTTTTATTTCTTGCAAGTTATTTTCCGGGTCACTGcattgatccgtatgtggtcgctactcactccgacggatgCCAGGGAGCGTATGGTTACTGGGTCTATCCGGTGGGAGACGGTAGCACGGGCTATCTTCAACTGGTTTGGATgacggtcatgtaataggataggtgTTTAGTTTCCTATCTTCTTTTTGCCTGCAGGTTGTGGCTATCCTGATCTTTTATGTTTTTGCTCTGTGTGAGCATTTCTTCTATTATGAGACTTGAAGACTTTGTTGAACCTTTTGCTTATTAATAatatggccgtatgcatcgttctgatgcagaggccgggggatAACCTCCTTTTCGGAAAAAAGGCACTTCATCGAGAGAAAAGCCTGCTCTGCTATTCAAATTAGATATCGCAAGAGCTTTTGATTCAGTTTCATGGGAATATACTGTGGAGCTTCTGCAGAGATTGGGTTTCAGTGCACGATGACGTGATTGGATCGCCATATTATTTTCCTCAGCCTCC is drawn from Aegilops tauschii subsp. strangulata cultivar AL8/78 chromosome 1, Aet v6.0, whole genome shotgun sequence and contains these coding sequences:
- the LOC109772401 gene encoding uncharacterized protein, whose product is MLRSFPQARKLLMRMGFEKRDAYFFKQMGKGMLCTYALFGAAWLWNDTSPLGWWTLKPRPKEEKKMAHLYERREFPYPGDEEAVEEFIKSGGALGTTIGPKGFADTNVDSDNMQKQLQSKKFDQEAQKLWFRMRNEVAHELQEKGFDVE
- the LOC109772402 gene encoding phytyl ester synthase 1, chloroplastic; its protein translation is MSIPALRSFPAVYGVKSTARLVRHHSRLGGGLRASSGAVNGEVGLRNRSRKKEDAVKKEKDRGLEPLYDDGFGGVTVKDYFAAARALCKDDGGPPRWFSPVECGQPAVEDAPLLLFLPGTDGVGMGLILHHKSLGKAFEVRCLHIPVNDRTPFEGLLQIVEKSIQYEHDLSPNRPIYLVGDSFGGCLALAAAARNPHIDLVLLLVNPATSFAKTPLQPILPLLEAMPSDLHVTVPYLLSFVMADPLKMAMVSIENNLSPPETLQKLSESLTSLLPLLSQLADIIPRDALLWKLKLLKSGAAYANSRLHAVQAEVLFLASGKDNLLPSGEEADRLFKGLKNCRVRYFKENGHTLLLEDGVNLLSVIKGANMYRRGRQRDFVTDYLPPTLSEFKKTFDEDHKLFHLALSPVMMSTLTNGKIVRGLAGVPDQGPVLFVGYHALMGIELSPLYEEFLREKNTIVRGMAHPMLFGSKYETSRQESSRLDTVSMYGGLPVTPINMYRLFERNQYVLLYPGGAREALHRKGEEYKLFWPDQPEFVRMAARFGVTVVPFGFVGEDDILELVLDYNDQKNIPYLREWIESINKDGQRVRDSVKGEEGNQDMHIPAIVPKVPGRFYYLFGKPIKMEGMNNVLTDRESANEVYLHIKSEVEDAMAYLQRKREEDPYRSIAQRAVYQATQGVSARVPTFEP